One segment of bacterium DNA contains the following:
- a CDS encoding regulatory protein RecX, with translation MRDPLKYAFTLLKFRFRTEKELRMRMKQKGFSEKEIESTVYFLKEKGYLNEHLLAEELAEKYHSKGVSPRKIGRILRNLGVGDGVVNETLQALEVNEETLVKVVEKFTGGLKKVDKKTLRRIVNKFAYLGYSAQETFDFLRKYGFELDFSEFSE, from the coding sequence ATGAGAGACCCTTTAAAATATGCCTTTACCCTTTTAAAGTTCCGCTTTAGAACGGAGAAAGAACTCAGGATGAGGATGAAGCAGAAGGGATTCAGCGAGAAAGAAATTGAATCTACCGTATATTTTCTGAAAGAAAAGGGGTATTTAAATGAGCATCTTCTTGCAGAGGAACTTGCAGAGAAATACCATTCTAAAGGCGTTTCCCCGAGAAAGATAGGGAGAATTTTAAGAAATTTGGGTGTGGGTGATGGAGTGGTTAATGAGACTTTGCAAGCATTAGAAGTTAATGAGGAGACCTTAGTTAAAGTAGTGGAAAAATTTACCGGTGGCCTCAAGAAAGTGGACAAAAAAACTCTAAGACGAATCGTAAATAAATTTGCGTATCTCGGATATAGTGCTCAAGAGACCTTCGATTTTTTGAGAAAATATGGGTTTGAATTAGATTTCTCGGAGTTCTCTGAGTAA
- a CDS encoding lysylphosphatidylglycerol synthase transmembrane domain-containing protein, which translates to MKIPGLTKKNLIISISLIVLVLLAVLLKTTSKETFYALKSAKFSYLLLALLSWISYVVFDGLRFTLASYSIGEHKMDLITAIKVITIGIFLAAVSPFQVAGLPVQIMLLNKKKIGLGRSTALLAARGFIGYSTILIAVLISLKYIWPPPSGVVRGIIVYATILVVGILLLYSVALFLPNLVKKILKSERIVKEIFSLRETTIAFVKNSNKKILFLAMLSSFATHLSICLIPFFLSYSFNSPIDFGRAFSFQSLIQGGLLWTPTPGGTGIAESVGLFIFKDYMDKEILGVFVIIWRFFTHHFAATVGAIFLLRELREI; encoded by the coding sequence GTGAAAATTCCAGGCTTGACAAAGAAGAACTTGATAATCTCAATAAGTCTTATAGTTCTTGTTTTGCTTGCTGTTCTTTTGAAAACTACCTCAAAAGAAACTTTTTACGCTTTAAAAAGCGCAAAGTTCTCCTACTTGCTCCTTGCCTTGCTATCATGGATTTCGTACGTGGTATTTGATGGACTGAGATTCACCCTCGCCAGTTATAGCATAGGTGAGCACAAAATGGACCTAATTACTGCAATTAAAGTAATAACCATAGGAATTTTTTTGGCAGCTGTCTCCCCTTTTCAGGTTGCCGGCCTTCCCGTTCAAATCATGCTTTTAAACAAAAAGAAAATTGGATTAGGAAGGTCAACAGCGCTCTTAGCCGCTCGTGGATTTATTGGCTATTCAACAATTTTAATTGCTGTATTAATCTCATTAAAGTATATATGGCCCCCACCATCTGGAGTTGTTAGGGGAATTATTGTCTATGCCACAATCCTTGTTGTGGGTATCCTTCTTCTCTACTCCGTTGCATTGTTTTTACCAAACCTGGTAAAGAAAATTTTAAAAAGCGAACGAATAGTTAAAGAGATCTTTTCCCTCAGAGAAACCACAATTGCCTTTGTTAAAAATTCCAATAAAAAAATACTTTTTTTAGCAATGCTTTCATCCTTTGCTACTCATCTTTCCATCTGTTTAATACCTTTTTTCCTCTCTTACTCATTTAACTCCCCTATTGACTTTGGGCGAGCCTTTTCATTCCAATCCTTAATTCAGGGAGGCCTTTTATGGACACCCACACCGGGCGGAACGGGGATAGCCGAAAGCGTTGGTCTATTCATATTCAAAGACTACATGGATAAAGAAATTCTTGGCGTATTTGTCATAATTTGGAGATTTTTCACCCATCACTTCGCAGCTACCGTTGGCGCTATCTTTTTACTCAGAGAACTCCGAGAAATCTAA